In Mangrovivirga cuniculi, the following proteins share a genomic window:
- a CDS encoding MlaE family ABC transporter permease yields the protein MKVPFSFKKSVYVALGDFFDKVGQIVHFTGRFFRFLFTPPFEWKEIINQTFSLGYKSFPLIGVTAFIVGTVFTMQSYPTMASLGATAWIPTMISISIVREIGPLITALIFAGKVGSGIGAELGSMKVTEQIDAMQVSGTKPINYLVVTRVIATSIAVPLLVLYTDFISFMGSYFALSREKDITMSLYLNQVLSSLDFKDIIPSIFKSFVFGFGIGMVACYQGFYADTGTKGVGKAANMSVVISSFLIFLIDLIMVQIVNFLFN from the coding sequence ATGAAGGTACCCTTCTCATTTAAGAAAAGCGTATATGTAGCACTGGGAGATTTTTTTGATAAAGTTGGTCAGATTGTACACTTTACAGGGAGGTTTTTCAGATTTTTATTTACTCCCCCATTTGAGTGGAAGGAAATAATAAATCAGACTTTTTCATTAGGATATAAATCATTTCCACTAATAGGTGTTACTGCATTTATTGTCGGTACTGTTTTTACTATGCAGTCATATCCGACTATGGCTTCACTGGGAGCAACAGCCTGGATCCCCACAATGATTTCAATTTCAATCGTAAGAGAAATAGGACCTTTGATTACCGCATTGATATTTGCCGGTAAAGTCGGTTCTGGAATTGGCGCAGAACTGGGGTCAATGAAAGTGACAGAACAAATTGATGCAATGCAGGTATCTGGTACAAAACCGATAAACTATTTAGTCGTCACAAGAGTTATAGCTACTTCAATAGCAGTGCCATTATTGGTGTTGTATACAGACTTCATCTCGTTTATGGGTTCTTACTTCGCATTAAGTAGAGAAAAAGATATTACAATGAGTTTATATTTAAACCAGGTTCTTTCTTCTCTCGATTTTAAAGATATTATTCCATCAATATTCAAATCATTTGTATTTGGTTTTGGCATTGGTATGGTAGCATGTTATCAGGGTTTTTACGCAGACACAGGAACAAAGGGCGTTGGTAAAGCGGCAAATATGTCGGTGGTAATATCATCGTTTCTGATATTTCTTATTGATTTGATAATGGTTCAGATTGTTAACTTTTTATTTAATTAA
- a CDS encoding adenylate/guanylate cyclase domain-containing protein, translating to MERPAYKVRYCSINREVYTIDPDKSILDISIENKIPHLHECGGNGRCTTCRVRIIEGSENLSKVTPLEKELIRKRNWDPSIRLACQAQVKGNVAIQRIVWTSAEVSKLQLETLPADIGEERSLAILFCDMRNFTVLASNHPNYDLAHMLNTLFTCLGDPILMNNGIIYQYVGDEIIGLFGTASLDGERACMDAIRAALGMKYALERLNRLEFRDFDEKIEVGIGIHYGRAFVGNLGHPKHKQFSVLGDPVNVASRIQDMNKVLNTNLLVSEEFINNLPPDTLMTGLREEVNLKGKEQTFKLVEILGFNHFDTNLEIQASMEILLKDNEGFAEYFYDKLFTRAPAIRELFKRNMLEQGRMLTHMLGGIIYGLSRPENLHMGLLSLGRQHIKYGVKKEHYAILKETLLETIEERLGDFYKPEIVKAWDNAIDLITGAMMKSYDYDKVES from the coding sequence ATGGAAAGACCTGCTTATAAGGTCAGGTATTGTAGTATTAACCGGGAGGTTTACACTATTGATCCTGATAAATCAATATTAGATATTTCAATCGAAAATAAAATCCCTCATTTGCATGAGTGTGGAGGTAATGGTCGTTGTACAACCTGTAGGGTAAGAATCATTGAAGGGTCGGAAAATTTATCTAAGGTAACGCCATTAGAAAAGGAATTAATAAGAAAAAGAAACTGGGACCCATCTATAAGATTAGCTTGCCAGGCACAAGTTAAAGGGAATGTAGCTATCCAGCGAATCGTATGGACTAGTGCTGAAGTTAGTAAGCTACAACTCGAAACTCTTCCAGCTGATATAGGAGAGGAAAGATCTCTTGCAATACTCTTTTGTGATATGCGGAATTTTACTGTTCTGGCATCAAACCATCCTAATTATGACCTGGCACATATGTTAAATACATTATTTACATGTCTGGGAGATCCTATTTTGATGAATAACGGAATAATTTACCAATATGTGGGTGATGAAATTATCGGGTTATTCGGCACTGCCTCTTTGGACGGGGAAAGAGCTTGCATGGATGCCATCCGGGCTGCTCTTGGAATGAAGTATGCCCTGGAAAGACTAAACAGACTGGAGTTTCGTGATTTTGATGAAAAAATTGAAGTAGGCATTGGAATTCATTACGGACGAGCATTCGTGGGGAATCTTGGGCATCCAAAACATAAGCAATTTTCTGTGTTGGGAGATCCTGTAAATGTAGCAAGCAGAATACAGGATATGAATAAAGTGTTAAATACAAATTTGCTGGTTTCAGAAGAATTTATAAATAATTTGCCTCCGGATACATTAATGACTGGTTTACGTGAAGAGGTGAATCTAAAAGGTAAGGAGCAGACTTTTAAGCTTGTAGAGATACTCGGGTTTAACCATTTTGATACGAATCTCGAAATTCAGGCCTCGATGGAAATTTTACTTAAAGATAATGAAGGTTTCGCAGAATATTTTTACGATAAATTATTTACCAGAGCCCCGGCAATAAGGGAGTTGTTTAAAAGGAATATGTTGGAGCAGGGAAGGATGCTAACTCACATGCTGGGAGGTATTATTTACGGACTTAGCAGGCCTGAAAATTTACATATGGGTTTGCTTTCTTTAGGTAGACAGCATATCAAGTATGGAGTGAAAAAAGAACATTATGCAATCCTTAAAGAAACACTGCTAGAAACTATTGAAGAAAGACTGGGAGATTTTTATAAACCTGAGATTGTAAAAGCGTGGGACAATGCAATAGACCTTATCACTGGTGCTATGATGAAAAGTTATGATTATGATAAAGTTGAAAGCTGA
- a CDS encoding glycosyltransferase family 2 protein, with amino-acid sequence MDDLISILMPAKNAGKFLTESIESIIRQSEKKWELIIVNDHSTDNSSSVIEKYVKEDSRIKSFMNRGNGIISALRTAYQHSTGNLIHRMDADDIMADNKLFELKRELLRSGKGHVITSMVKYFSENKVSEGYKGYEEWLNNLCQKDEHWEHIYEECVIASPNWMIFREDIDQAGAFDFNLYPEDYDLIFRFYENDLSVKSIPKILHYWREHPDRTSRTSDLYQQKAFFELKTFHWLRLEHKSDHIVIFGGGIKGKIMSEILQSNNIEHNWLKEKPEKIDNNFLKTLEQENTKIIITVGNPIEKKKIHRLMEHLKLRLNRDYYFFR; translated from the coding sequence TTGGATGATCTGATCTCCATATTAATGCCGGCGAAAAATGCTGGTAAATTCCTGACGGAATCCATTGAAAGCATTATTAGGCAATCTGAGAAAAAATGGGAACTAATTATTGTAAATGATCACTCAACAGATAATTCCTCCTCGGTTATTGAGAAATATGTAAAGGAAGACTCGAGAATCAAATCCTTTATGAATAGGGGAAATGGAATTATTTCAGCCCTTCGAACAGCCTATCAACATTCAACTGGAAATTTAATTCATAGAATGGATGCCGATGATATAATGGCTGACAATAAATTATTTGAATTAAAAAGGGAACTTTTAAGATCGGGAAAAGGTCATGTTATAACCTCAATGGTAAAATACTTTTCCGAAAACAAGGTATCGGAAGGATACAAAGGGTATGAGGAATGGTTAAATAATTTATGTCAAAAGGATGAACATTGGGAACATATTTATGAAGAATGCGTGATTGCCTCCCCTAACTGGATGATTTTTCGTGAAGATATTGATCAAGCAGGAGCGTTTGATTTTAATCTTTATCCGGAAGATTATGATTTAATTTTCAGATTTTATGAAAATGATCTTTCAGTAAAAAGTATCCCAAAGATTCTTCATTACTGGAGAGAACATCCTGACCGCACCAGTCGAACCAGTGATCTTTATCAGCAAAAGGCATTTTTCGAATTAAAAACATTCCATTGGTTAAGGCTTGAACATAAAAGTGATCATATAGTAATCTTTGGCGGTGGTATAAAAGGAAAGATTATGTCTGAAATACTCCAATCCAATAATATTGAGCACAACTGGTTAAAAGAGAAACCTGAAAAGATCGACAATAATTTCTTAAAAACCCTCGAACAAGAAAACACAAAAATCATCATAACAGTTGGCAACCCTATTGAAAAGAAAAAAATCCATCGATTAATGGAGCATCTAAAACTCAGGTTAAATAGAGATTATTATTTCTTCAGATAA
- a CDS encoding DUF1206 domain-containing protein, translating to MDDKKEKLARFGIATKGFVYCLIGVLTTMAVIGAGGKKTGSSGALESIASMTFGQILLGITVLGLLGYVFWRMYQAFDDPENKGTDAKGLAQRTGYFLSGLFYGFLAFSAMEILMGSGSSGGGGSTKETVVAKLLDQSFGQYLVGALALVFFGKAIYQWYRAFSDKFKKKVKEAGLDQKARELMIKSGKIGYTARGVVIGIVGYMTLRAAITASSSQAGGTKDAFQFIQNEFGSFLLVIVAIGLFAYGVFMFLKARYRKMATV from the coding sequence ATGGATGATAAAAAAGAGAAATTAGCCAGATTTGGAATCGCCACTAAAGGTTTTGTTTACTGTCTCATTGGAGTACTAACTACAATGGCAGTCATTGGAGCCGGAGGAAAAAAGACCGGGTCATCAGGAGCACTTGAGTCAATAGCAAGTATGACTTTTGGTCAGATATTATTAGGAATAACAGTTTTAGGATTGTTAGGTTATGTCTTCTGGAGAATGTATCAGGCTTTTGACGATCCTGAAAATAAAGGGACAGATGCCAAAGGTCTGGCTCAAAGAACCGGATATTTTTTAAGTGGTTTATTTTATGGTTTCCTGGCATTTAGTGCTATGGAAATTTTGATGGGGTCTGGATCTTCCGGAGGAGGAGGCTCTACGAAAGAAACTGTGGTAGCAAAATTACTGGATCAATCATTCGGTCAGTATTTGGTAGGAGCTCTTGCATTGGTTTTTTTCGGTAAGGCTATTTATCAGTGGTACAGAGCTTTTTCGGATAAGTTTAAAAAGAAAGTTAAAGAAGCCGGTTTGGATCAAAAGGCCAGAGAGCTAATGATAAAATCCGGAAAGATCGGATATACAGCAAGAGGAGTCGTTATCGGGATTGTTGGTTATATGACACTCCGTGCAGCTATTACAGCAAGCTCCTCACAAGCAGGCGGAACAAAAGATGCATTTCAATTTATTCAAAATGAATTTGGTTCCTTTTTACTGGTTATCGTTGCTATAGGATTATTTGCATATGGTGTGTTTATGTTTTTAAAAGCTCGATACAGAAAAATGGCAACCGTTTAA
- a CDS encoding VOC family protein: MDHSILNICLLVKDYNEAIDFYVQKLNFQLKEDTPISECKRWVTVTPGNKSECSIVLNKVDLDLEHLVGKQAGGKVLFIVQTSDVEQDYQLFLSKGVVIDQKPLNLPHGKVMIIRDLYGNKIDYIEK, from the coding sequence ATGGATCACAGTATTTTAAATATCTGTCTTTTAGTAAAAGATTATAATGAGGCTATCGATTTTTATGTTCAAAAGCTAAATTTTCAATTAAAAGAAGACACGCCTATTTCCGAATGCAAAAGATGGGTAACCGTCACACCCGGGAATAAATCAGAGTGTTCAATAGTTTTGAATAAAGTAGATCTTGATCTTGAACATTTAGTTGGTAAACAAGCAGGAGGTAAAGTTTTATTTATTGTTCAAACTTCTGATGTGGAACAAGACTACCAATTATTCTTATCCAAAGGGGTGGTTATTGATCAAAAACCGTTAAATCTTCCACATGGCAAAGTGATGATTATCAGAGATCTTTATGGTAACAAAATTGATTATATTGAAAAATAA
- a CDS encoding carbon-nitrogen hydrolase family protein, with protein MNIKIATSQFPVSADISQNKEHIISQIREASEKGCDIIHFPENALSGYPGTDFENFKTYNWILLKNSTQEIIETTKELGIWVILGSSHPLNSTEKPHNSLYIINDSGEIVDRYDKMFVAGTNKFDEELAHFTPGDHFTTFEVNEIKCGVLICHDYRYPELYRKLKLMGVEIVFHSFYAGNFSKEKLKEIQTPIDKNLWPLNHGTTYPEITMPATMISYAANNYVYISASNTSAPESCWSSFMVRPDGVITGRLNKHEKNILITEIDTSNEYYDSTKYWRERSINGQFHSGDLISDPKSKDRKSL; from the coding sequence ATGAATATCAAAATAGCAACAAGTCAATTCCCCGTTAGCGCTGACATTTCACAAAACAAAGAACACATAATCAGTCAAATAAGGGAGGCTTCAGAAAAAGGGTGCGATATAATCCATTTTCCTGAAAACGCGCTTTCAGGATATCCGGGAACTGATTTTGAGAATTTTAAAACCTACAACTGGATCCTCTTAAAAAATTCAACCCAGGAAATAATAGAAACTACAAAAGAATTGGGAATCTGGGTAATTCTTGGCTCTTCTCACCCTTTAAATTCCACTGAAAAACCTCATAATAGTCTTTATATTATTAATGATTCCGGGGAAATTGTTGATAGATATGATAAAATGTTTGTTGCAGGCACTAATAAATTTGATGAAGAATTAGCCCACTTTACTCCCGGCGACCATTTCACAACTTTTGAGGTAAATGAAATTAAATGTGGTGTTCTAATTTGCCATGATTATAGATATCCTGAGTTATATCGCAAATTAAAACTGATGGGTGTAGAAATAGTATTTCATTCATTCTATGCAGGAAACTTTTCAAAGGAAAAATTAAAAGAAATTCAAACCCCTATCGATAAGAACTTATGGCCATTAAATCATGGCACTACCTATCCTGAAATCACTATGCCTGCAACTATGATATCGTATGCCGCAAATAATTATGTTTACATTAGTGCAAGTAACACCTCTGCTCCTGAATCTTGCTGGTCTTCTTTTATGGTGAGACCCGATGGAGTTATTACAGGAAGATTAAATAAGCATGAAAAAAATATTCTCATTACCGAAATAGATACGTCAAACGAATATTACGACTCTACAAAATATTGGAGAGAAAGATCTATAAATGGTCAATTTCATAGTGGAGACCTGATAAGCGATCCCAAGTCAAAAGATCGCAAATCTTTGTGA
- a CDS encoding DUF4235 domain-containing protein: MKITKNEILYTAGAFLVSYGVKAGLKYGYKKIYGEKLPDNPEKSGIDATQAIIWTVGISALGGLAKLLYRKNMYSLKES, encoded by the coding sequence ATGAAAATCACAAAAAATGAGATCTTATATACAGCTGGAGCATTTTTAGTAAGTTACGGAGTTAAAGCTGGATTAAAATATGGTTATAAAAAGATATATGGTGAGAAATTGCCTGATAATCCTGAAAAAAGTGGTATAGATGCTACTCAAGCCATAATCTGGACTGTCGGAATCTCTGCACTTGGAGGATTGGCTAAACTGCTATATCGTAAAAATATGTATTCTTTAAAGGAAAGTTAA
- a CDS encoding lipocalin family protein translates to MKILINLLLITIMIIACSSNDNTIQSKDPIVGKWELVKIQAPRIRNEITNEDIPYKEFYLFNSDGTFTKTRIEDGKTQSITGTYTKENTNDWEHLKLVYAEDSQLIDNCTGKPEEHLAISPGELKGGSAPCDGPALFYAPVQSEDR, encoded by the coding sequence ATGAAAATTCTTATCAACCTTTTATTGATTACCATTATGATAATTGCCTGTAGTAGTAATGATAATACAATTCAGAGCAAAGATCCTATTGTAGGAAAGTGGGAACTCGTAAAGATTCAGGCACCACGAATCAGAAATGAAATCACAAACGAAGACATTCCCTATAAAGAATTCTATTTATTCAATTCAGATGGAACATTTACCAAAACAAGAATAGAAGACGGAAAAACTCAATCAATTACTGGCACATATACCAAAGAAAACACAAATGACTGGGAACATTTAAAACTCGTTTATGCTGAAGATTCTCAATTGATTGATAATTGTACAGGAAAACCAGAGGAACATCTGGCTATTAGTCCCGGAGAATTGAAAGGCGGTTCAGCACCATGTGACGGCCCGGCTCTCTTTTATGCTCCGGTTCAATCTGAAGATCGTTAA